From Megalops cyprinoides isolate fMegCyp1 chromosome 18, fMegCyp1.pri, whole genome shotgun sequence, one genomic window encodes:
- the slc44a1b gene encoding choline transporter-like protein 1 isoform X1, translating to MADRKRATAGSHQSRPRRKRTKREWKPLEDRSCTDIAWFFIFLVFCVGMGGICGFTIATGAASRLVSGYDSYGNTCGRRNDQIEGIKLSGLDHTDKKYVFFLDPCNIDIVQRRIKSMALCVSSCPDTELKTYADVKRFAMTNGSELCSYELPPHRYPSHHERTTKCPKLPVPASKSLPLFNRCTPVDISCYSKFAEALITFVSENSMLHQLIAGVMASKEIIVGLCLLALVLSMLLMVIIRYISAVLVWILTALVVLGSLGGTSVLWWLYIDHRLNQNETVAKEEQESTRDNTQALLIYAIAATVFTVILLLLMLFMRKRVTLTIALFHVAGKVFIHLPLLVLQPFWTFLALMLFWVYWIMVLLFLGTTGNPVQNEETGLVEFRLSGPLQYMSWYHAVGLIWISEFILACQQMTVAGAVVTYYFTRDKSKLPLTPILSSVFRLVRYHLGTVAKGAFIITLVKIPRLILMYIHNQLKGKENACARCMLKACICCLWCLEKCLNYLNQNAYAATAINSTSFCTSARDAFMILVENALRVAAINAVGDFVLFLGKVLIVSCTAFAGVMALNYQSDYTVWVLPLVIVCLFAFLVAHCFLSIFEIVVDVLFLCFAIDTKYNDGSPGKEFYMDKALMEFVENSRKSVPERARARPEDSTETEVKPMVSGSVEFDVLQEFHLYYLLICVFVDWTMSEHGLVLCLTEDMILFLFVCLPTSTLFLFLSLLQSTPVAAC from the exons ATGGCCGATCGTAAGAGAGCGACAGCAGGTTCCCATCAATCAAGGCCCAGGAGAAAG AGGACAAAGAGAGAATGGAAACCCTTGGAAGATCGAAGTTGTACAGATATCGCATggttttttatatttcttgttttCTGCGTTGGCATG GGTGGCATCTGTGGCTTTACCATCGCCACCGGGGCTGCCTCCAGGCTGGTGTCCGGATATGACAGCTATGGGAACACCTGCGGCCGGAGGAATGACCAGATAGAGGGGATCAAGCTCAGCGGCCTGGACCACACTGACAAAAA GTATGTCTTCTTCCTGGACCCATGCAACATTGATATTGTGCAGAGGAGGATCAAGTCCATggccctgtgtgtgtccagCTGTCCGGACACGGAGCTGAAGACGTATGCGGATGTCAAGAGGTTCGCGATGACAAACG GGTCTGAACTCTGCTCCTATGAGCTGCCTCCGCATAGATACCCCAGCCATCACGAGAGAACCACTAAATGTCCCAAACTTCCGGTTCCAGCGAG TAAATCTCTACCACTGTTCAACCGATGTACCCCTGTGGATATCTCCTGCTACTCCAAATTCGCCGAAGCCCTCATCACCTTCGTTAGCGAGAACAGCATGCTGCACCAGCTCATCGCCGGGGTGATGGCCAGCAAGGAGATCATCGTGGGGCTGTGTCTCCTGGCACTAG TGCTCTCCATGCTCCTGATGGTGATAATCCGCTACATCTCTGCTGTGCTGGTCTGGATCCTCACTGCCCTTGTGGTCCTGGGATCCCTGG GTGGCACGAGTGTCCTGTGGTGGTTGTACATTGATCACAGGTTGAATCAGAACGAAACCGTAGCTAAAGAAGAGCAGGAGTCAACCAGAGACAACACCCAAGCCCTGCTGATCTATGCCATCGCTGCCACTGTGTTCACG GTGATCCTGCTGCTGCTCATGCTCTTTATGAGGAAGCGAGTGACGCTCACCATCGCCCTGTTCCACGTGGCGGGGAAGGTGTTCATCCACCTGCCTCTACTGGTGCTCCAGCCCTTCTGGACCTTCCTGGCCCTCATGCTCTTCTGGGTCTACTGGATCATGGTGCTGCTCTTCCTTGGCACCACTG GGAACCCGGTCCAGAACGAGGAGACGGGGTTGGTGGAGTTCCGCCTCTCTGGGCCTCTGCAGTACATGAGCTGGTACCACGCGGTGGGGCTGATCTGGATCAGTGAGTTCATCCTGGCCTGCCAGCAGATGACCGTTGCCGGAGCGGTGGTTACCTACTACTTCACCAG AGACAAATCCAAACTGCCGCTGACCCCCATCCTGTCCTCCGTGTTCCGTCTGGTCCGCTACCACCTGGGCACGGTGGCCAAAGGGGCCTTCATCATCACGCTGGTCAAGATCCCTCGCCTCATACTCATGTATATCCACAACCAGCTCAAAGGGAAG GAAAATGCGTGTGCGCGTTGCATGCTGAAAGCTTGCATCTGCTGCCTGTGGTGTTTGGAGAAGTGCCTGAACTATTTGAATCAG AACGCGTACGCAGCCACAGCCATCAACAGCACCAGTTTCTGCACCTCTGCCCGGGACGCCTTCATGATCCTGGTGGAGAATGCTCTGAGGGTGGCAGCCATCAACGCTGTGGGGGATTTCGTTCTGTTTCTCGGGAAG GTGCTGATCGTGTCGTGCACGGCCTTCGCGGGGGTCATGGCGCTGAACTACCAGAGTGACTACACGGTGTGGGTGCTGCCCCTCGTCATCGTCTGCCTGTTCGCCTTCCTGGTGGCGCACTGCTTCCTCTCCATCTTCGAGATCGTGGTGGACGTCCTGTTCCTCTGCTTCGCCATCGATACCAAATACAACGACGGGAGCCCCGGCAAGGAGTTCTACATGGACAAGGCCCTCATG GAGTTTGTTGAGAACAGCAGGAAATCGGTACCGGAGCGGGCGCGGGCCCGGCCGGAAGACTCCACCGAGACGGAGGTGAAGCCAATGGTGAGTGGCAGTGTCGAATTCGACGTCTTGCAGGAGTTCCACCTCTACTACTTGCTCATCTGTGTGTTCGTCGACTGGACCATGTCCGAGCACGGTCTGGTCCTGTGCCTGACCGAGGACATgatcctcttcctgtttgtctgCCTGCCCACCTCCAcgctcttcctgttcctctcactGCTCCAGTCCACCCCTGTCGCCGCATGCTAA
- the slc44a1b gene encoding choline transporter-like protein 1 isoform X2, with the protein MGCSGSTERTKREWKPLEDRSCTDIAWFFIFLVFCVGMGGICGFTIATGAASRLVSGYDSYGNTCGRRNDQIEGIKLSGLDHTDKKYVFFLDPCNIDIVQRRIKSMALCVSSCPDTELKTYADVKRFAMTNGSELCSYELPPHRYPSHHERTTKCPKLPVPASKSLPLFNRCTPVDISCYSKFAEALITFVSENSMLHQLIAGVMASKEIIVGLCLLALVLSMLLMVIIRYISAVLVWILTALVVLGSLGGTSVLWWLYIDHRLNQNETVAKEEQESTRDNTQALLIYAIAATVFTVILLLLMLFMRKRVTLTIALFHVAGKVFIHLPLLVLQPFWTFLALMLFWVYWIMVLLFLGTTGNPVQNEETGLVEFRLSGPLQYMSWYHAVGLIWISEFILACQQMTVAGAVVTYYFTRDKSKLPLTPILSSVFRLVRYHLGTVAKGAFIITLVKIPRLILMYIHNQLKGKENACARCMLKACICCLWCLEKCLNYLNQNAYAATAINSTSFCTSARDAFMILVENALRVAAINAVGDFVLFLGKVLIVSCTAFAGVMALNYQSDYTVWVLPLVIVCLFAFLVAHCFLSIFEIVVDVLFLCFAIDTKYNDGSPGKEFYMDKALMEFVENSRKSVPERARARPEDSTETEVKPMVSGSVEFDVLQEFHLYYLLICVFVDWTMSEHGLVLCLTEDMILFLFVCLPTSTLFLFLSLLQSTPVAAC; encoded by the exons ATGGGATGCAGCGGTAGTACAGAG AGGACAAAGAGAGAATGGAAACCCTTGGAAGATCGAAGTTGTACAGATATCGCATggttttttatatttcttgttttCTGCGTTGGCATG GGTGGCATCTGTGGCTTTACCATCGCCACCGGGGCTGCCTCCAGGCTGGTGTCCGGATATGACAGCTATGGGAACACCTGCGGCCGGAGGAATGACCAGATAGAGGGGATCAAGCTCAGCGGCCTGGACCACACTGACAAAAA GTATGTCTTCTTCCTGGACCCATGCAACATTGATATTGTGCAGAGGAGGATCAAGTCCATggccctgtgtgtgtccagCTGTCCGGACACGGAGCTGAAGACGTATGCGGATGTCAAGAGGTTCGCGATGACAAACG GGTCTGAACTCTGCTCCTATGAGCTGCCTCCGCATAGATACCCCAGCCATCACGAGAGAACCACTAAATGTCCCAAACTTCCGGTTCCAGCGAG TAAATCTCTACCACTGTTCAACCGATGTACCCCTGTGGATATCTCCTGCTACTCCAAATTCGCCGAAGCCCTCATCACCTTCGTTAGCGAGAACAGCATGCTGCACCAGCTCATCGCCGGGGTGATGGCCAGCAAGGAGATCATCGTGGGGCTGTGTCTCCTGGCACTAG TGCTCTCCATGCTCCTGATGGTGATAATCCGCTACATCTCTGCTGTGCTGGTCTGGATCCTCACTGCCCTTGTGGTCCTGGGATCCCTGG GTGGCACGAGTGTCCTGTGGTGGTTGTACATTGATCACAGGTTGAATCAGAACGAAACCGTAGCTAAAGAAGAGCAGGAGTCAACCAGAGACAACACCCAAGCCCTGCTGATCTATGCCATCGCTGCCACTGTGTTCACG GTGATCCTGCTGCTGCTCATGCTCTTTATGAGGAAGCGAGTGACGCTCACCATCGCCCTGTTCCACGTGGCGGGGAAGGTGTTCATCCACCTGCCTCTACTGGTGCTCCAGCCCTTCTGGACCTTCCTGGCCCTCATGCTCTTCTGGGTCTACTGGATCATGGTGCTGCTCTTCCTTGGCACCACTG GGAACCCGGTCCAGAACGAGGAGACGGGGTTGGTGGAGTTCCGCCTCTCTGGGCCTCTGCAGTACATGAGCTGGTACCACGCGGTGGGGCTGATCTGGATCAGTGAGTTCATCCTGGCCTGCCAGCAGATGACCGTTGCCGGAGCGGTGGTTACCTACTACTTCACCAG AGACAAATCCAAACTGCCGCTGACCCCCATCCTGTCCTCCGTGTTCCGTCTGGTCCGCTACCACCTGGGCACGGTGGCCAAAGGGGCCTTCATCATCACGCTGGTCAAGATCCCTCGCCTCATACTCATGTATATCCACAACCAGCTCAAAGGGAAG GAAAATGCGTGTGCGCGTTGCATGCTGAAAGCTTGCATCTGCTGCCTGTGGTGTTTGGAGAAGTGCCTGAACTATTTGAATCAG AACGCGTACGCAGCCACAGCCATCAACAGCACCAGTTTCTGCACCTCTGCCCGGGACGCCTTCATGATCCTGGTGGAGAATGCTCTGAGGGTGGCAGCCATCAACGCTGTGGGGGATTTCGTTCTGTTTCTCGGGAAG GTGCTGATCGTGTCGTGCACGGCCTTCGCGGGGGTCATGGCGCTGAACTACCAGAGTGACTACACGGTGTGGGTGCTGCCCCTCGTCATCGTCTGCCTGTTCGCCTTCCTGGTGGCGCACTGCTTCCTCTCCATCTTCGAGATCGTGGTGGACGTCCTGTTCCTCTGCTTCGCCATCGATACCAAATACAACGACGGGAGCCCCGGCAAGGAGTTCTACATGGACAAGGCCCTCATG GAGTTTGTTGAGAACAGCAGGAAATCGGTACCGGAGCGGGCGCGGGCCCGGCCGGAAGACTCCACCGAGACGGAGGTGAAGCCAATGGTGAGTGGCAGTGTCGAATTCGACGTCTTGCAGGAGTTCCACCTCTACTACTTGCTCATCTGTGTGTTCGTCGACTGGACCATGTCCGAGCACGGTCTGGTCCTGTGCCTGACCGAGGACATgatcctcttcctgtttgtctgCCTGCCCACCTCCAcgctcttcctgttcctctcactGCTCCAGTCCACCCCTGTCGCCGCATGCTAA
- the slc44a1b gene encoding choline transporter-like protein 1 isoform X3 yields the protein MADRKRATAGSHQSRPRRKRTKREWKPLEDRSCTDIAWFFIFLVFCVGMGGICGFTIATGAASRLVSGYDSYGNTCGRRNDQIEGIKLSGLDHTDKKYVFFLDPCNIDIVQRRIKSMALCVSSCPDTELKTYADVKRFAMTNGSELCSYELPPHRYPSHHERTTKCPKLPVPASKSLPLFNRCTPVDISCYSKFAEALITFVSENSMLHQLIAGVMASKEIIVGLCLLALVLSMLLMVIIRYISAVLVWILTALVVLGSLGGTSVLWWLYIDHRLNQNETVAKEEQESTRDNTQALLIYAIAATVFTVILLLLMLFMRKRVTLTIALFHVAGKVFIHLPLLVLQPFWTFLALMLFWVYWIMVLLFLGTTGNPVQNEETGLVEFRLSGPLQYMSWYHAVGLIWISEFILACQQMTVAGAVVTYYFTRDKSKLPLTPILSSVFRLVRYHLGTVAKGAFIITLVKIPRLILMYIHNQLKGKENACARCMLKACICCLWCLEKCLNYLNQNAYAATAINSTSFCTSARDAFMILVENALRVAAINAVGDFVLFLGKVLIVSCTAFAGVMALNYQSDYTVWVLPLVIVCLFAFLVAHCFLSIFEIVVDVLFLCFAIDTKYNDGSPGKEFYMDKALMEFVENSRKSVPERARARPEDSTETEVKPMAPGTSSA from the exons ATGGCCGATCGTAAGAGAGCGACAGCAGGTTCCCATCAATCAAGGCCCAGGAGAAAG AGGACAAAGAGAGAATGGAAACCCTTGGAAGATCGAAGTTGTACAGATATCGCATggttttttatatttcttgttttCTGCGTTGGCATG GGTGGCATCTGTGGCTTTACCATCGCCACCGGGGCTGCCTCCAGGCTGGTGTCCGGATATGACAGCTATGGGAACACCTGCGGCCGGAGGAATGACCAGATAGAGGGGATCAAGCTCAGCGGCCTGGACCACACTGACAAAAA GTATGTCTTCTTCCTGGACCCATGCAACATTGATATTGTGCAGAGGAGGATCAAGTCCATggccctgtgtgtgtccagCTGTCCGGACACGGAGCTGAAGACGTATGCGGATGTCAAGAGGTTCGCGATGACAAACG GGTCTGAACTCTGCTCCTATGAGCTGCCTCCGCATAGATACCCCAGCCATCACGAGAGAACCACTAAATGTCCCAAACTTCCGGTTCCAGCGAG TAAATCTCTACCACTGTTCAACCGATGTACCCCTGTGGATATCTCCTGCTACTCCAAATTCGCCGAAGCCCTCATCACCTTCGTTAGCGAGAACAGCATGCTGCACCAGCTCATCGCCGGGGTGATGGCCAGCAAGGAGATCATCGTGGGGCTGTGTCTCCTGGCACTAG TGCTCTCCATGCTCCTGATGGTGATAATCCGCTACATCTCTGCTGTGCTGGTCTGGATCCTCACTGCCCTTGTGGTCCTGGGATCCCTGG GTGGCACGAGTGTCCTGTGGTGGTTGTACATTGATCACAGGTTGAATCAGAACGAAACCGTAGCTAAAGAAGAGCAGGAGTCAACCAGAGACAACACCCAAGCCCTGCTGATCTATGCCATCGCTGCCACTGTGTTCACG GTGATCCTGCTGCTGCTCATGCTCTTTATGAGGAAGCGAGTGACGCTCACCATCGCCCTGTTCCACGTGGCGGGGAAGGTGTTCATCCACCTGCCTCTACTGGTGCTCCAGCCCTTCTGGACCTTCCTGGCCCTCATGCTCTTCTGGGTCTACTGGATCATGGTGCTGCTCTTCCTTGGCACCACTG GGAACCCGGTCCAGAACGAGGAGACGGGGTTGGTGGAGTTCCGCCTCTCTGGGCCTCTGCAGTACATGAGCTGGTACCACGCGGTGGGGCTGATCTGGATCAGTGAGTTCATCCTGGCCTGCCAGCAGATGACCGTTGCCGGAGCGGTGGTTACCTACTACTTCACCAG AGACAAATCCAAACTGCCGCTGACCCCCATCCTGTCCTCCGTGTTCCGTCTGGTCCGCTACCACCTGGGCACGGTGGCCAAAGGGGCCTTCATCATCACGCTGGTCAAGATCCCTCGCCTCATACTCATGTATATCCACAACCAGCTCAAAGGGAAG GAAAATGCGTGTGCGCGTTGCATGCTGAAAGCTTGCATCTGCTGCCTGTGGTGTTTGGAGAAGTGCCTGAACTATTTGAATCAG AACGCGTACGCAGCCACAGCCATCAACAGCACCAGTTTCTGCACCTCTGCCCGGGACGCCTTCATGATCCTGGTGGAGAATGCTCTGAGGGTGGCAGCCATCAACGCTGTGGGGGATTTCGTTCTGTTTCTCGGGAAG GTGCTGATCGTGTCGTGCACGGCCTTCGCGGGGGTCATGGCGCTGAACTACCAGAGTGACTACACGGTGTGGGTGCTGCCCCTCGTCATCGTCTGCCTGTTCGCCTTCCTGGTGGCGCACTGCTTCCTCTCCATCTTCGAGATCGTGGTGGACGTCCTGTTCCTCTGCTTCGCCATCGATACCAAATACAACGACGGGAGCCCCGGCAAGGAGTTCTACATGGACAAGGCCCTCATG GAGTTTGTTGAGAACAGCAGGAAATCGGTACCGGAGCGGGCGCGGGCCCGGCCGGAAGACTCCACCGAGACGGAGGTGAAGCCAATG GCTCCTGGAACAAGTTCAGCTTGA